The Salinibacter grassmerensis nucleotide sequence GAGTCTTCCCCAGCGGTAGCCAACGGGACCGTTTACGCCGGAAGCAACGACGGTTGCCTCTACGCCCGAACCGCAGAAACCGGTCGGGAGCAGTGGGTCTTCGAAACCGGTGCGGACGTGGAGTCGTCTCCAACCATCGTCGGCGAGACCGTCTACGTCGGAAGCTACGATGGATCCGTCTATGCCCTGAGCGCAGAAAGCGGGCAACAACAGTGGGCTTTCAGTACCGGCGGGGCCGTAAACTCCTCCCCGGCCGTAGCCGGTGAAACCGTTTATGCCGGAAGCAACGACGGCCACGTTTATGCCTTAGGTGCAGAGACCGGACGGAAGCAGTGGGCCTTCAACGCCGGCAGTGGTATATTCTCCTCCCCTGCGGTGGCCGGCGGGACCGTCTACGTCGGAAGTAACGACGGCCACATCCACGCCATCGATGCAAGGACTGGACGAGAGCAGTGGGCCTTCAGCACCGGCAATGGTGTGTTCTCCTCCCCCGCGGTGGCCAACGGGACCGTTTACGTCGGGAGCTACGACGAGCACGTTTACGCTTTGAGCGCAGAGGCCGGACAGGAGCAGTGGGCCTTCGACACCGACGATGCCGTGGAATCCTCCCCAGAAGTCGATGGTGGGATCGTCTACGTCGGAAGCTACGACGGGCATGTTTACGCCTTAGACGCAAAGACCGGACGGGAGCAGTGGGCCTTCGACACTGGTGCCTACGTGCGTTCCTCTCCGGCGGTGGCCAACGGGACCGTTTACGTCGGGAGCTACGACGGCTGCGTCTATGCTCTGAACGCATAGGACAACGGCCCCCATGAAGCTGTGCCCGTGTGAGTCGTCCTGGTCCGACTCCAAGCCCTTCGGTGCAGACGGGCCTGCGTTTGGCAGAGCCCATATGGTTTTTGAACGGCCCTACTCCTGCTTCAGACCCTTTTGGCTCATTCTCGATTGGAGGGCACCCCAGGTCGGAAACGAAAGCCCAGGGGTTGTCACGATCAAGGACTGCGTGAATGATCGGGGGCTCCTCGTCAGTAGGGAGATTGCCAGGCGGGAAAACTGACCGGTACGGGTCCGACTCTTCCACCTGCTGGGCGCCTCTCCGGGGCACGTCGCCAGAAGGACCTCCCAGTAGCCCTGGCTGGTGCGGGCTGGTTAGGCAGGGCGCTTCTGTGAAACAGGTCGCTTCGGCAAAGCAAGTCGGCGCGGTGAGCCCCTCTCAGCGGAGCGAGTACGCCTCATCGGAACGGGTCAAGGTGGGGCCGCAGTGCCTCCATCTCCTCATACATCCATTCGAAGTACCCGGGCTCCTCTTCCTGGAGACGCTCCAGCGGGGTGCCCTCGTGTTTGCCGAACGCCAGGACAATCTCCCCACCCGAGCGCTTGAGGCGCCCTTGCCTGTCTACGTCGCTCCCGGTCGCCCGCTGGGCCAGGGCGCGCACGTCTCGCTCCGGCTCGTAGGTCTGGAGCTGTCCCTTCAGCACCTTGCAGGTCGACCGGACGTCGGCCATCGCGGTGTGGGCCTCCTCCGGCCGGTCCCCAAAGTACTTCTGGAAGACGTCCCCAAGGCTCTTCCCGCGGAAGGTCTCCTCCAGGCGCATTACGTCAAGGTGGACTCGGTCGTCCGGGCCCGGGAGCGGGCCGAGGCCATGCCTTCTGAATTCGGCCTTGAGCAGCGGCAAGTCGTACTGCAAGGAGTTGTACCCTGCCAGGTGCGCGTCCTGTATAAGCGGCTGGAGGTCCTCCCCGAGCTCTTCGAACGGCGGGGCGGTTTCGACCATCTGGTTGGTGATGCCGGTCAGGTCGCTTACCTCTGCCGGAATGGGCACACCGGGGTTGACCAGTGTCTCGAAGGAGCCGCCCAGGGAGAGGGACCCACTGCTCTCGACGAGCCGGAGAACAGCGACCTGGATGATGCGGGCGGAGGCGGGATCGGCACTGGTCGCCTCCAGGTCCAGGACGGCCAGCGGGCGATCAGTCGAAAGCATGGGTGTCGCGGTGCGTGTTTCGTTTGAGCGTGCTTTTGGGCTTGTGTCATTCAGGGGCGCCCAGCCGACAGATTTCAGCCACGGCAGGTTTCGGCTGCAAAGCTACGAAGAGGTCTCAACCTTCCCTCACGCAGGGTGGAGTGGGCGCCCGGTGCTGCCGCAGGCCTGTCTCCCACCGCTAAGTCTTCCACTCCACAGGGCCCCAGGACGATATGTGATTCATGTTCAGGCTTGGCGGCTCGTCGCTTCAAGCGGTCTCAGATTTGGGCTTCATAACTGATGGGGGTCGGTGACAGAAATACAGCGCGCTGCTGGACTTTCCTTCGTGCCAGCGCGTCCGGTTTGTCATCCGACAAGTGCGCCCTCCCCGCAGCGAATCTCCTCCTGATGGAAGGCTCCTTGGTGGAAGTCGTTTGCGCGCAGCCTTGGCGGAATGAACCAGAGCGGTTCTCCTCTTCCACCATAGCGTCGGTACGAGCCCCTGAAGCAGAAAGACATCCGTCCTGTCGGACGGCGATGATGGATGCCCCCTCCTATCGATCGTCCCCAGGCCGTGCTCTTCACCCACCCCGCGCTGACTAGTCGCTCATCAACCTGTTCGCCGGCCTCGACCTGAGACGCACCGCGGAGTCGTCGCCGGAAAGGGTTGGTCCGTCCTTCCCCGTATTGTTCTTGTGCATCCATCAAACCACCCATGATCGAAAGATTCAGGAAGCGAGAACCATCCTCGGTTCGCACCCTACTCTACGTACCTTCTGCGACACCCTTCTTCGCACGCATCCCCCACGTATGTCTTTTCTCCAGAACTCTCGTGTGCTGATCACCGGTGCAAATCGAGGCATCGGGCTCGAGTGGACCCGGCAGTTGGCCGGCCCCGCCGGCCGTCTCTTTGCCACGTGCCGCCGGCCCGACGAGGCCGATCAGCTGCAAGAGATCGCCGACTCTCACCCGGATACAGTAGACATTCTTCCCCTCGACGTTGCCGAGCCCGACGCAATTCAGGCCACGGCCGAGCAGGTGAACGGCCAGGTCGACGCCCTGGATCTTCTCGTCAACAACGCCGGCATCAACGGAGGCGGGAAGCAGGACCGGTTCGAAGGCATCGATCAAAAAACGATGACGGATGTCTTTCAGGTGAACGCCGCGGGGCCGCACCTGATGACGAAGGCATTTGCCGACCTGCTCCGGGCCGGCACCGCGGAGCAAGGCGCCACAGATGGACACGCGGCGGTGGTGAACATTACCTCCCAGCTCGGCTCCATCGCCAACGCGCAGAGCGACACCTGGCACAGCTACCGCGCTAGCAAGGCCGCGCTCAACATGTGTGTTCGCCTGCAGGCCGCTGCTCTGCGAGACGACGGGGTTGTTGCCGTGGCACTGCATCCGGGCTGGGTCCAGACCGACATGGGCGGGTCTGAAGCGCGGCTCTCCCCTGAGGAATCGGTCGAGGGGATGATGGAGGTTACCAGAAACCTGTCGCTCGACGACACCGGCCGTTTTCTCAACCACGATGGGGACGAACTTCCGTGGTAGTCGGTCCACCTTGGTTGGCTACCCTCCCTCTGCTGCCCAGCTCATTTCAGTGAAGGTCGGTGGGCTGTGGCCCAGAAGTGCTGGAAGGCCGTGATGCATCAGGGATACCAGCGTGCTGTGTGCATGGTGAGATGCCATGCGTCGTGTCTTCTTCACCTCTGGGCTTGCAGATGGACCAGTCTTGCAGGCGGATTCGTCCGATAGGAATTGCTACTCTGTTTACCGAAAGCCAAGTCGCCCGGAATCGTGATGCAACTGCACACCACCCCATCTCCGAAAAGATACGGCGAGTTCGGTCGAGACATCTCTAACCATACTCAAATCGCTCGTCGTTCAGTTCGTGGTGACGACATCGGGCCGTAGGAAGCAATCAGAACAGCCCCACTTGTGACCCAGTTGCCACATGTAGTCTTCTCGTCAGACCGCGTCTAGTAGTACGCATCGCAGAATAGACGTGACATGGAGATCAAAAAACAAACATGCCCCGAGTGCGGGACAACCAACCTCGTGACCCAGTGTGGAAGCTGTGGACGACCGTTTGTGCTGTCGGAGGCCCACCTCGAAGGAAACTCTCGGCAGTTCGGGGACGCCCCGCTGGAGGAGGCGCCCGATAATTTCTCCCTGCAGCACTGCGATTACTGCAGGCTGAGAGAAGAAAGTGGGATGATCGAAGCGATGAGTGCGGGTCGTCGGCAGCGAACCTGTCCCGTTTGTCACACTGAGCGTCTCTCGGGAGGGCAATCGTGAAACTGCCCGGCATTTGCGGCAGCCGTCGACCTTCGGCTAGCGCAGCCTGGCCCATCACACAACCGCACAGAAGCACTACTCGTACTGGCGGTAAATCAGGTCCCGCATGCCCTCGGGGTCTTCCAGGTCGCGCATCGTGAGCTCGATGCCAGACTGGCCTGCACTGGACAGCCGGAGCGTCCCACAGCCCATCAACCGGTGGATCGGGCCCTGGTCGATCTGTACATTCCTGATGTTACGGTGGGCAAGCTCGGTCGTGAGGTTGCTAACGATCCCAGAGCGCTTTCGGACTCGGGACCGGGTGATGACGAGCTCTCTGCTTCGTGCTCGAAGCCACATCCAAAGAAGGGGGAACGGGCCGCAGAGTCCCGCCATCAGCGCTGCGGCCCACCCGGTTTCAACGAGCGCTCCGCCCAACACGAACGGGGCGACCGTTGCCGACAGCAGTCCGAACAGCGTCACGCTGAATGGATGTGCCTTCCACAACCTCGGCTCTGCTCGGAAAATGACATCTTCGGGCATGGCTTGCTTTCATTTCTCAATTGACTCCGACTAGATAGAGACGCCTCACGTGCGACCGCAGGGTTTTTGCGATCCTTCTTTCCGAGGCTCGGCTTCAGAGACTCAGGGCCGGTTTAGTGCTATGTGCCTCGGTTCTTTCCCTCACCCCCTCCTTGAAGGCTGACTGGCTGGCCCTGGATCCTTGACGCGGCCACCGGAGAGACGGAGTGCGTCTTTGCTCGGAGTCAAGGCGGTGCGGTTCCGCTAGGCCTCGGAGAGACAGTTCCATTTCTACGGCCGGTGAGCCGAGAGTGCTATTTCCCAAGAGCGAGTCGTGGGGGCATGCCTCTTCTACTTAGAAGGCACTCACGCCGGTCGGTCTGGCAGAATGGGCAGTTCCACTCAAGAAGCCTCCAGTCCCTCACATGTACATGCAGGGACATGAAGCCGCGCAGCGACCTCTCCTGTCGGCACCGGCTGATACTATCTGGCAGCTTCTGTGCGACGTGCTCGAGAGCACAGTCTCCTTGTTCGGCCTGCACGTGCGGGTCGGACCGCCTGAACAAGAAAGCTCACACAGCCGTGAGGGCCGTTGAGAGAAACGCAGCTTTTCAATGCCCACTGTCAATCAGGCTCAATGTGCTCATGACCGCAGAT carries:
- a CDS encoding SDR family oxidoreductase, which translates into the protein MSFLQNSRVLITGANRGIGLEWTRQLAGPAGRLFATCRRPDEADQLQEIADSHPDTVDILPLDVAEPDAIQATAEQVNGQVDALDLLVNNAGINGGGKQDRFEGIDQKTMTDVFQVNAAGPHLMTKAFADLLRAGTAEQGATDGHAAVVNITSQLGSIANAQSDTWHSYRASKAALNMCVRLQAAALRDDGVVAVALHPGWVQTDMGGSEARLSPEESVEGMMEVTRNLSLDDTGRFLNHDGDELPW
- a CDS encoding PQQ-binding-like beta-propeller repeat protein, with amino-acid sequence MDDRKQWAFNTGDAVKSSPAVTGGTVYVGSGSLESDGRLHALSAESGQERWAFDAGGAVESSPAVANGTVYAGSNDGCLYARTAETGREQWVFETGADVESSPTIVGETVYVGSYDGSVYALSAESGQQQWAFSTGGAVNSSPAVAGETVYAGSNDGHVYALGAETGRKQWAFNAGSGIFSSPAVAGGTVYVGSNDGHIHAIDARTGREQWAFSTGNGVFSSPAVANGTVYVGSYDEHVYALSAEAGQEQWAFDTDDAVESSPEVDGGIVYVGSYDGHVYALDAKTGREQWAFDTGAYVRSSPAVANGTVYVGSYDGCVYALNA
- a CDS encoding PH domain-containing protein; amino-acid sequence: MPEDVIFRAEPRLWKAHPFSVTLFGLLSATVAPFVLGGALVETGWAAALMAGLCGPFPLLWMWLRARSRELVITRSRVRKRSGIVSNLTTELAHRNIRNVQIDQGPIHRLMGCGTLRLSSAGQSGIELTMRDLEDPEGMRDLIYRQYE
- a CDS encoding 3'-5' exonuclease, producing the protein MLSTDRPLAVLDLEATSADPASARIIQVAVLRLVESSGSLSLGGSFETLVNPGVPIPAEVSDLTGITNQMVETAPPFEELGEDLQPLIQDAHLAGYNSLQYDLPLLKAEFRRHGLGPLPGPDDRVHLDVMRLEETFRGKSLGDVFQKYFGDRPEEAHTAMADVRSTCKVLKGQLQTYEPERDVRALAQRATGSDVDRQGRLKRSGGEIVLAFGKHEGTPLERLQEEEPGYFEWMYEEMEALRPHLDPFR